GGCCCCGAGGGGAAGCATGCGGGTGGAAAGCCGGGGCATCGGCGTACCTGCGGCCCGGCTGCACGGTTTGCACGGTGTGGTCGAGGCCCGTCTCTCTGCGGAACGACTCGATGCCTCGCTCTCTCTGGAGGGTCTGCCCGGCCAGCCCCTCTCCGCACGAGTAGCCCTGCCCCTGATCCCCAACCGGGACGGGTTACCGCAACTCTCCCCCCACGCCCCTCTCTCCGGGCATCTCTCCTGGAAAGGCCCGCTGGAGGAGATCGGGGGTCTGCTGCCCTGGCCCACCCATCAGGTACAGGGCACCCTGGGCCTGGAAGCCTCTTTGAGTGGCAGCGGTGACTCCCCGCTGGTGAAGGGATCCTGGGAGCTGGCGGACGGAACCTACGAAAATCTCGAATGGGGCACCCTGCTGCGCCAGATGATTCTGAAAGGCTCCTTTGCCTGGCCCGGAAGCCTGGAAGCCACCTTCCAGGCCACCGACGGCAAGCGGGGCAAGGTGAACGGGCAGTTGGCCGCCCCGCTGTCCCGCGATATCTGGCCCCCGCCATTTCAGGGAGAGGTGACCATGCATCGTCTGCCCCTGGCCAAACGGGACGACCTGCGCCTGGTGCTGGATGGCTCCGCAGCCCTGATGCCCACCCCGGACGGTCATCTGCTGCAAGGACGGCTGACCTGCCGATCGGCGGAGATTCACCTGGCCGAATCCGCCGCCGCCCGCATTCCGAAGTTGCACATCGTGGAAGGCGGGGTGGACGCCTCGCCCAAACCCCGGCAGGAGCCGGTTGCCACCCGTCGGGTTCTGCTCGACCTGCAGGTGGATGTACCAAACCGGGCCTTCGTGCGAGCCACCGATCTGGAGAGCGAATGGCAGGGGCGGGTGAATATCGGTGGGTACCTGGAGGAGCCGACCTGGCGTGGTACCCTCTCTCTGGTCCAGGGCCGTCTCGGCGTTCTTGGCAAAACCTTCCAGATGGAACAAGGCCAGGTAGTGCTGAACGGCGCCGAGCCGCCGCAATTGAACCTGCAGGCCACCCACCAGAGCCAGAGCCTCAAGACCCTGGTTCTGATAAGCGGCACCAGTCGCGCCCCGGAGATCGCCGTCTCGTCGGTGCCCTCGCTGCCGCGTGACGAGATCCTCTCCCGGCTGCTTTACGACAAGGGCATGGGCAATCTGGGGCCGGGCGAAGTGCTGGCCGTGGGCCGTGCGGCGTCGAAACTGGCGGGATTGGGCACGGAAGGCCCAGGCATGGTGGATCAGGTGCGCAACGCCCTGCGCCTGGATGTACTCTCCTTCGGCGCGGCTTCGGGGCCCGGCGTCGAGGTGGGCAAATACCTAAAGGAGGGACTCTATGTCGGCGTGGAACAGGGCATGACCGCTGACTCGGCGGCCATCAAGACCCAGATCGATCTCTCCCCGAGGGTGGTGCTGGAAACCCGCACCTCCCAGGACAAGGGGGCCGATATCGGGGTGAATTATAAGATAAATTACTAGGGCGTGTTGACATTCACCATCTTTTGGTCCCTGGCCGCGTTGCAATCCGGTTCGGAATGCTCATGTAGGCGAGCTACACTCCGCTTCCTCACCGTCTTGCGCCTTGCCAGGAACCAAAATCTGGCAAATGTCAACACGCCCTAGCAGATACTGTTCCCACGACCACCCTGTCTCCACGGGTGTTCTCAATCCTCGAAGCGACCGCGTATTTCCACGATCTGGGGCAACACCCGCAGAAAACAGGTCACCAGGAAGGGATCGAAAGCCTTGCCGCTGTTGGTTACCACCTCCCGCACCGCCTGCTCCACGCTCCAGGCCTTCTTGTAGGGGCGTTCGGAGGTCAGAGCATCGAAAACATCCGCGATGGCGCATACCCGCCCCGGAAGGGGGATCTCCTCACCCGAGAGTCCCAGGGGATAGCCCGCGCCGTCCCAGCGTTCGTGATGGGTCAGGGCGATGATGTGGGCCATCTTCATCGGCTCCATGGTGAAACCTTGCAGCATCGAAGAGCCGATAACCGAATGCTCCTTGATCGCCTCGTACTCCTCGGGCGTCAGTCGCCCCGGTTTGAGCAGGATGCTGTCGGGAACCCCGATCTTGCCCAAATCGTGCATCGGCGCGGCACAGAGCATCACCTCGCACTGCACCTCCGGAAGACCGGCCTCCCGGGCCAGGCAGGCGGCATAGTGGCTCATGCGCACCACATGGTTGCCGGTATCGATATCGCGGTACTCCGCCGCCATGCCAAGGCGATGAATCAGGTCGAGACGAGCCTTCTTCAGCTCTTCGTTCTGGGTGGCGATGGCCTCTTCCATGCGGTGCCTCTCCACCACGCCCGCCAGCACGCCCGCCACGGAGGTGAGGAACTTCTCCTCTTCTTCATTGCGCACATGGCCCTCATCCAGGTAAAGGGTGAGGAGGCCTTCCAGCCGATCCTGGGATGAAAGCATCGGCACACAATAGTGGCCGTGGGGCAGCATATGGGGATGCCGGATGGCATGCCGCTCATCCACCCGATCGGAAAAGACCAGTTGCCGGGTGTTGATCGCCATCCCGCAATGGCAGAGTCCCGGCTTGATGGTGCGACAGGTCTCCCGCAAAGAGGCGGAAAAACCGCGCTGCACACACAGACCCACCACGCCCATGTCATCGGCCCGGGCCAGGAAAATGGCCCCTTTGCGCTGTGACATCAGCCAGGGAAAGGCCAACAGCGCGTCGAGCGCCTCGGCCATCTGATCCTGCAGTGGCCGGCGGCTCACCGCATTGCGCAGAATGTCGTTGACCACGGTTTGCTGGCGCAGGAACATCTGAACGCGGCGTTGCGCCAGGGAGCGTTCGGAAATCTCCCGGGTCAGGCGCAGATGGGACTCTTCCAGTTCGCCCAACTGGCGGCGCAGCGCCTGACGCGACTCCACCAGCACCGAAGACATCCGGTTGAAGGAGATAGCCATGGCGCCGATTTCGTCATTTTGCCCGTCGTTGATGCGCTGCACCACATCAGGATTTGCCGCCACCCGTTCCATGGTGGCCCCGAAACCCAGAAGACGCCGGTTGACCAGTCGCTCGAAGAAAAAGTGAATGCCCAGCCAGATGGCGATGAAAAGCAGGCCGAAAACCGCCGCCACCATCAGGGCGCTGCTGCGCAACGGCTCGGTGACATGGCGCGCATCGATGGAAACCACCATCGCGGCAATCACCTCCCCCGTTTTCCAGCCGAAGCCATGGCTGTTTCCGTAGCGTTCGACCACCGTCTGAGGAGCCTTGGAGGCTTCTCCGTGGCAGTGCAGACACCCCTCCTCGACCTTGACGGGACGAGCCAGGAAAAAGTGGTCCCCGTTATCCGTGAACCCCGAAATTTCTTTCTTCGAAGAAGCCTGACGAAACTGATGAATCAGGGCCTCTTCCTCGGGAGTGGCCCGATTGGCGGCATTGAGAGGATTCAGGGAAGGCTGCCGGAGGTGATAACCTTCGGCCATTTGGTGGAACCGGTCAAAGATGCGGGCCGTGACGAAGGTGCTGGAATGGGTCTCCAGGGAAAAACCCCGCCCGGAACGATCCATGGCCGGACGCAATTCCTCCTTGACGAACTCCCGTGAGGCCGAGGCAAACTGCAGCATCAGTTCCGCCCGATCGCGAAACTGCTGCACCAGTCCTCTGGCGCTGGTTCGACCGAACCACCAGGCATCCCCGAGGATTACCAGCAGCAGGACGACCGTTATGGCGGAAAGAAATCGGGTCTTTAGCGACATCGTCCTTGAATCGGGCGTAAGATGGAGTTTCTCTCCGTGATTTGACGTATAAGTGGCATTGTGCAATGTTTCCATGTACACGGCAAGGATGAGGAATTCATTTCAAACATCAAAAGGAGCCGGATAACCATGCAGTGTCATGAAGTCGATTATCGCATTTTGGGAACGGACACCCAGTTGGTGGAAGTTGTGCTGGATCCGGGTGAAACCGTCATCGCCGAAGCCGGCGCCATGAACTACATGGATGGTGGCATCCGCTTCGAAACCCGGCTCGGTGACGGTTCCCGTCCAACCAGCGGTTTTTTCGGCAAACTCTGGGATGCCGGCTCCCGCATGTTGACGGGAGAGTCCCTCTTTTTAACTCACTTCAGCAACGAAGGCCCCGGTCGTCAAACGGTTGCCTTCGCCGCGCCGTCTCCCGGTCCGGTCATCCCGGTCCATCTGGGAGAGATCGGCGGTGAAATCCTCTGTCAGAAAGACGCCTTCCTGGCCGCCGCGCTGGGTACCCGCATCAGCCTGGGCTTCAACCGCCGACTGGGCAGCGGCTTTTTCGGCGGCGAAGGATTCATCCTGCAGAAACTTCAGGGTGATGGTCTGGTCTTCATCCACGCCGGCGGATGCGTGGTCGAGAAACGACTCGACAACAGCACACTTCTCGTCGATACCGGATGCCTGGTCGCTTTCACCCCCGGAATCGATTTCGATATTCAACTCGCCGGGGGGCTCAAATCGATGATCTTCGGCGGAGAGGGCCTCTTTCTGGCCACCTTGCGCGGCACCGGACGGGTCTGGCTGCAAAGCATGCCCTTCTCCAGACTGGTGGAACGCATTGCCGCCGGCCTGCCCAAACCCCCCGCCAACCGGGAAGATCGAACCTGAAAAAAATCGTCCGGAACGATCCATTTTTCTGTTTACAGAATCCCCCCACTGTGGTACAAGAACACAACCAGCCGGCAGGTTTGCTTCGATTCACAAGGCGTGTTAGGGCTCTGCCGTGGTTCATCTTCAATTCTTATGGAGTATCGGGTAACATGGCAGACCGGGAAACGGGAACCGTCAAGTGGTTCAATGAGAGCAAAGGTTTCGGATTCATTCAGCGGGAGCAGGGTCGTGGGGACGTCTTCGTCCATTTCAGCGCCATCTCCGGTTCCGGCTTTCGCACGTTGAATGAAGGCCAACGGGTTGAGTTCACCGTCACACAAGGGGAAAAAGGGCCCAAAGCGGAGAACGTTGCCCCGATGTAATCCCCACCCGGTTCTGGCCGGAATTGATTGAAATGAAAAGCTCCCGTCTTTCCCGGCGGGAGCTTTTTTATCGGTACCGAGCTTCATCAAAAGCTCCCGCCCTTCCCGGCGGGAGCTTTTTTTGGTTCTGGTGTCGACAGTTGCCGGATTTTGCTTCCTGGCAAGGGGCAAGAGGGTGCGGTAGCGGAATGCCGTTGCCTGCATGAGCCTTCCGAACTACAACCCGGACAGAAAAGAGGGTGGATGTCCACACCCCCCGTTCAAAGGTAAACACGTTGGCCATGCCATCCAAGCACCTCCTCCAACCACGGAATAATTTCTCTGGATGGCCAAACAATACAGGTATAATCTGTCCCAAAATGATATCGTCTGTGGTCCATTGTCGAACGTTGATACCGGGCAGACCTAATCACGCAAAATTAGGAATGTAATCATTCCGAAAGATCGTTAAAGATTGAAGAAATAATCGATTTAAAGAGTTTTGTAATTTACTCCAAACAATAATGAGTATTTTGGTGAATTATTCCAGTGATCCACACGGCCATCGCCTGTCCCGACGCCTGTTGGTGGGAATTCTGGTGGCGGAGGTGCTGGCCTTCTGGCCGGTCTGGCTGTGGTATGCGAGACGGCTATTGGCCGACCCGGAAGGCTGGGGGAGTTTGATGGCCTTGCTGGCGGCGGCGGCAACGCTCTTTCGTGTCGAGCCTGACGACCGGCACCCTGCCACGGATCCCCTGATGTGGGCATCCTGGGCTGTGCTGCTCTACGCCATGGGCTTTCTGTTCCTGCCACCGTTGCTCCATATGATCCTCGCTGTGGCGGCGCTGGGTATCACCCTGCATACAGGGCTTGCAGGCCGACTCCCGTCATGGCCTTTCTGGGGGTTGCTGCTGTTGGTCTCGCCGCTGATCCCCTCTTTGCAGTTTTATCTGGGATTTCCCATGCGGTGGGTCTCGGCCGCCGTGGCTGCCCTGCTGCTCAACCTGCAGGGATGGCCCGTCCAACATCAAGGGGTGTCACTGGTGTGGGGGCCGCACATGCTGCCGTTCGATGCCCCGTGTAGTGGTGTCCGGATGTTGTGGTCGGGGTTGCTGGTGACCTGGTTCCTTTGTGGTTGGCAGCGTGCCTCGGCGTTGCGAACCGCCGCGATGACCGGCTTATGCCTGGTTTTGGTGCTGCTGGGCAATGGTCTGCGCGGCGCCAGCCTGTTCCACGTCGAAGGCAGCCCAATCCCCTGGCCACCCTGGGTCCACGAGGGAGTGGGGTGGGTGGTGTTTCTCGGCATCACCATGATTCTGGCCATCGTGGCCTTGCGCCGGCCATGAATTCCGCCGTATGGCGTCTTCTGCTATTATGCCTCGCCGCTGGGCTGATCCCCTTCTGGCCGTCGTCGTTCCAGAAAACACCCCCGCAAGAATATCAGGAATCCTTTGCCGGCTGGCCCCGGGAGTGGCAGGGTCTTCCCCTTCGGCAACTGCCTCTGGCCGATTATGAACAGGCCTTCGGGACCGGTTTTCCGGGCCGTCTGGCCCGGTTCACCGATGGGCGACGGCAGATTGTCATCCGCTGGATCACCCAGGCAACCCGCAAACTGCACCCCGCCTCCGATTGTTTCCGCGCCCTGGGCTACGACATCTCCCCGCTTCCCGCCGCGCGTACTTCCAAGATACACCACCTGCACTGTTTCCTTGCCACCGCCCAACGGGACAAATTCCATGTCTGTGAATGGGTGCAGGATGACCGGGGCGGACAGTGGTCGGATATCTCCCAATGGTTCTGGCAGGCGTTGATGTCTCCGGAAAGCGGTCCGTGGTGGTCCTACACGGTTGCTGAACCGCTCTCGCCATAAACCGAAGAGAATGTTACATTGCTCCAATATGAAGACTTATTCCACTTCTAATCCGGGTGCGACGCCATGAATCAAGCCCCCTCGAAAGATCCAGGCTACCTGTTGTTGGTCACCGGCACGTTGATCCCGGTGACCGCATTCCTCATCGAACTCCTTTACGGCTGGTGCGCGGAAGCTTTCTTCGACCCCCTGCCGACGCTCGGGCACACGTTGCTCGTGGCGTCGGTGCCGCTGGTCAATGGCATGCTGTGGCTGGCCATTCGCCGAGGAGGCGACTGGAACTGGAACGGGCTTTTTCTCCTCAATATGGCCACCATGGCCATCGCCGGCCTTTATACCCTGATTTTTGCGCCGCTGACCCCGTTTGCCGTGATGGCCATTATCTTCTTCGGGATCGGGTTATTGCCGATGGCCCCCTTGTCGGCGTTCGTTGCAAGCATCTCGATCTATCGGCGATATGTTCGCCACAGGTGTTCCTTCACCCCTGGAAGGGTTTGGTTGACGGGAAGTTTCAGCGCCCTCGTGGGAATCATGCTGTTGGCCGTGGCCGAACTGCCCGTTGTCGCCACTATCATTGGCGCCCACTGGGTGGCGCAGGAAGAGGTGACCACCCAATCTCGGGGTTTGGCCTTGTTGCGCTTCATGGGTGATGAAGATTTCCTGTTGGGCCGCTGCTACTCCTGGAACTACAAAAGCGGCGGTCTTCTCAATACACTGGCCGGGCACCGTTTTCAGGTCTCCCCCACCGATATGCAGCGCGTCTACTACCGTGTGACAGGCATACCGTTCAATCAACTCCCCTACCCTTCCGGTTATCAGAACTTGTACAGGTTCGGTAACTTCCAATCCCGACTGGATCTTGGCGGAGAGCAGGTGGCGGGTCGGGTGCGCGGCTTGAACATGATCGCCTCGACACTTGATGGTTCCATCTCGGCGGCCAGCGGCCTGGGATATGTCGAGTGGACCGTGGAATTCAAGAATGACGCGCCCCTACAGGAGGAGGCACGCATGTTGATCGCCTTGCCACCGGGAGCCGTGGTCTCACGCGCCATGCTCTGGGTGAAGGGGGAGCCGCGCGAGGCGGTGATCGCCTCCAGAAAGAAGAGCCGGCAGGCCTATCAAAGCGTCGTTCACGCCAACCGGGATCCGTTGCTGGTGACCTCCCTGGGTGTGGACAGGTTGATGGTCCAGGCTTTTCCGATTCCTCCTGGGGGCGGCACACTCCGCTTGCTCCTGGGCATGACCACCCCGTTACATTGGCTGGATCGCCACCAGGGTCAACTGCGGCTTCCATTGGTGTTGGAACGGAATTTTTCCATACCGGCTGATTTCCGCCATGAAATCTGGTTGGCCTCCAAGGATCCCTTGTCCAGTGGGTTGCCACAACTGCTTCCCTCTTTTGTGGCGGGGGAACACCGGTTGAGGGGGGCGATTGATCATCCGACTCTGACGAACCACGGCGTCTCCATGACCGTGCGCACGGACCACCCGCCCGCCATGATCCGGGGCATGGACACCGTCGGCGCGGCACAGGAAGGGGAGAAGGAGCAGGTGGTCGTGCAACAGGTTGTATCCGTACATCAACCGCCCATCACAGCCTTGGGGATTGTCCTGGATGGTGGTCGGGTGGCGGCAACGGCGGTGGAGGCGCTGAGGAGATTTCTGCAACAACTCCCCGACACCTTGCCGGTCCACCTGGTTGTGGCCGGAGATACGCTGCGGTCGATCCCTCTGGCCCCCCTGGATGACCGGCAACGGGCGCGTATGATGGCGCTGTTGGCAGAGGTGTCCTTTGTCGGCGGACAGGATAATGCCAGGGGACTTGCCCATGCATTGGGTGAAATGGAATCCACGGATCAGGGGCGCATACTCTGGATACATGGCCCCCAGCCGGTTCATTTCATGGTGTCCGAAGCACAACTCACCCAACATGTTCAGCGGCTGCATAAGTTGACGCCGGTTTTCTCTCTGCCGATACAGGCAGGACCTGATCGCCTGTTGGAGAATGATTCCTTGGCACATTTGTGGGGGACCATGCCCTTGCAAGAGACCCTGGACGAAAGCCTCGCCCGGGTCGGGCAGGCATGGGTGAAGGGAGCGGATCACTGGATCGCCCAAC
The window above is part of the Magnetococcales bacterium genome. Proteins encoded here:
- a CDS encoding archaeosortase/exosortase family protein yields the protein MNYSSDPHGHRLSRRLLVGILVAEVLAFWPVWLWYARRLLADPEGWGSLMALLAAAATLFRVEPDDRHPATDPLMWASWAVLLYAMGFLFLPPLLHMILAVAALGITLHTGLAGRLPSWPFWGLLLLVSPLIPSLQFYLGFPMRWVSAAVAALLLNLQGWPVQHQGVSLVWGPHMLPFDAPCSGVRMLWSGLLVTWFLCGWQRASALRTAAMTGLCLVLVLLGNGLRGASLFHVEGSPIPWPPWVHEGVGWVVFLGITMILAIVALRRP
- a CDS encoding DUF3365 domain-containing protein, whose translation is MSLKTRFLSAITVVLLLVILGDAWWFGRTSARGLVQQFRDRAELMLQFASASREFVKEELRPAMDRSGRGFSLETHSSTFVTARIFDRFHQMAEGYHLRQPSLNPLNAANRATPEEEALIHQFRQASSKKEISGFTDNGDHFFLARPVKVEEGCLHCHGEASKAPQTVVERYGNSHGFGWKTGEVIAAMVVSIDARHVTEPLRSSALMVAAVFGLLFIAIWLGIHFFFERLVNRRLLGFGATMERVAANPDVVQRINDGQNDEIGAMAISFNRMSSVLVESRQALRRQLGELEESHLRLTREISERSLAQRRVQMFLRQQTVVNDILRNAVSRRPLQDQMAEALDALLAFPWLMSQRKGAIFLARADDMGVVGLCVQRGFSASLRETCRTIKPGLCHCGMAINTRQLVFSDRVDERHAIRHPHMLPHGHYCVPMLSSQDRLEGLLTLYLDEGHVRNEEEEKFLTSVAGVLAGVVERHRMEEAIATQNEELKKARLDLIHRLGMAAEYRDIDTGNHVVRMSHYAACLAREAGLPEVQCEVMLCAAPMHDLGKIGVPDSILLKPGRLTPEEYEAIKEHSVIGSSMLQGFTMEPMKMAHIIALTHHERWDGAGYPLGLSGEEIPLPGRVCAIADVFDALTSERPYKKAWSVEQAVREVVTNSGKAFDPFLVTCFLRVLPQIVEIRGRFED
- a CDS encoding TIGR00266 family protein, which encodes MQCHEVDYRILGTDTQLVEVVLDPGETVIAEAGAMNYMDGGIRFETRLGDGSRPTSGFFGKLWDAGSRMLTGESLFLTHFSNEGPGRQTVAFAAPSPGPVIPVHLGEIGGEILCQKDAFLAAALGTRISLGFNRRLGSGFFGGEGFILQKLQGDGLVFIHAGGCVVEKRLDNSTLLVDTGCLVAFTPGIDFDIQLAGGLKSMIFGGEGLFLATLRGTGRVWLQSMPFSRLVERIAAGLPKPPANREDRT
- a CDS encoding cold-shock protein, producing the protein MADRETGTVKWFNESKGFGFIQREQGRGDVFVHFSAISGSGFRTLNEGQRVEFTVTQGEKGPKAENVAPM